The following proteins come from a genomic window of Diorhabda carinulata isolate Delta chromosome X, icDioCari1.1, whole genome shotgun sequence:
- the LOC130900956 gene encoding elongator complex protein 3 — MGKKKNEFGHLTVEERKVITVAEVVQELIKAHQNRKDVNLNSLKNRIASKYNLETAPRLVDIIAAVPIDYKKILVPKLLAKPIRTASGIAVVAVMCKPHRCPHINLTGNICVYCPGGPDSDFEYSTQSYTGYEPTSMRAIRARYDPFLQTKHRVEQLKQLGHSVDKVEFIVMGGTFMSLPEDYRDYFIRNLHDALSGHKSSSVEEAVIYSERSNTKCIGITIETRPDYCLEKHLSDMLKYGCTRLEIGVQSVYEDVALDTNRGHTVRAVCGTFNLAKDAGFKVVAHMMPDLPNVDLERDIEQFIEFFENPAFRADGLKIYPTLVIRGTGLYELWKTGRYKSYPPSVLVDLIAKILALVPPWTRVYRVQRDIPMPLVSSGVEHGNLRELALNRMKDLGLKCRDVRTREVGITEIHEKVRPNDVESVRRDYMANGGWETFLSYEDPAQDILVGLLRLRKCSAEMTYRPELLGGCSIIRELHVYGSVVPVSGRDEKKFQHQGYGTLLMNWAEEIAIKEHNSIKIAVISGVGTRNYYRKLGYELEGPYMVKSLKEGEYISAFDCVDGAILMFDDNKNLIKNIIDTDEEEEEWLRKIDEEYKNSKKVDV; from the exons ATGGGAAAGAAAAAGAACG aaTTTGGTCATCTTACGGTCGAGGAACGAAAAGTTATAACAGTTGCTGAGGTGGTGCAAGAACTCATTAAAGCAcatcaaaatagaaaagatGTGAATCtaaattcgttaaaaaatagaatagcttcaaaatataatttagaaactGCTCCTCGGCTAGTGGATATAATAGCAGCTGTACcaatagattataaaaaaatattagttccAAAATTATTGGCAAAACCCATTAGAACTGCTAGTGGG atcgCAGTAGTAGCTGTAATGTGTAAACCTCATCGTTGTCCTCATATAAATTTAACTGGTAATATTTGTGTCTATTGTCCAGGTGGACCAGATTCTGACTTTGAGTATTCAACCCAAAGTTACACTGGGTATGAACCTACTTCTATGAGAGCTATTAGAGCTAGATACGATCCTTTTCTACAAACTAAACATAGAGTAGAGCAACTCAAGCAATTAGGACATTCTGTTGATAAAGTTGAATTTATAGTCATGGGAGGTACATTTATGAGTTTACCTGAAGATTATAgagattattttattagaaaccTTCATGATGCTCTGTCTGGTCACAAGAGTAGCTCAGTAGAGGAAGCTGTTATTTATTCCGAAAGAAGTAACACTAAATGTATTGGGATTACTATTGAAACCAGACCTGATTATTGtttagaaaaacatttatcaGATATGCTTAAATATGGCTGTACCAGACTTGAAATTG GAGTGCAATCTGTTTATGAAGACGTAGCCTTGGATACAAATAGAGGACACACAGTAAGAGCTGTTTGTGGCACATTTAATCTTGCTAAAGATGCAGGATTTAAAGTTGTAGCTCATATGATGCCAGATTTACCCAATGTTGATCTCGAGAGAGACATTGAACAATTCATT gaattttttgaaaacccAGCTTTTCGAGCAGACGGTCTCAAAATTTATCCCACATTAGTCATTAGAGGAACTGGTTTATACGAACTTTGGAAAACGGGTCGATACAAGAGTTACCCACCCTCAGTACTTGTTGATTTGATAGCAAAAATTTTAGCTTTGGTACCACCATGGACTCGAGTTTATAGAGTACAAAGGGATATACCTATGCCATTAGTGAG TTCTGGTGTGGAACATGGTAATTTGAGAGAATTGGCATTAAACAGAATGAAAGATCTTGGTTTGAAATGTAGAGATGTGAGAACCAGAGAGGTTGGCATTACTGAAATTCACGAAAAAGTCAGACCTAATGATGTTGAATCAGTAAGAAGAGATTATATGGCTAATGGGGGCTGGGAGACTTTTTTGAGTTATGAAGACCCTGCTCAAGACATCCTTGTGGGATTACTCAG gctTAGAAAGTGTTCTGCTGAAATGACATATCGACCTGAACTGCTTGGAGGTTGCTCCATAATTAGAGAACTCCATGTTTATGGTAGTGTAGTTCCAGTAAGTGGTAGAGACGAGAAAAAATTCCAACACCAGGGCTATGGGACTCTTCTTATGAATTGGGCGGAAGAAATAGCAATTAAAGAGCATAATTCCATTAAAATAGCAGTCATCTCAGGTGTTGGTACTAGaaattattacagaaaattGGGTTACGAATTAGAAGGACCTTATATGGTAAAGAGTTTAAAGGAAGGGGAATATATTAGTGCTTTCGATTGTGTAGACGGAGCtattttgatgtttgatgacaataaaaatttaattaaaaacatcaTTGATAcagacgaagaagaagaagaatggcTAAGAAAGATTGATGAAGAATACAAGAATTCTAAGAAAGTTGATGTTTAG